Within the Mustela lutreola isolate mMusLut2 chromosome 2, mMusLut2.pri, whole genome shotgun sequence genome, the region AGGGCCTGCTTTCATCAAGTCTTCTTGCCCTGATGGAGTTGaaaatgaggcacaagttctaaAGGGCAGCGTTAAACCAAGCTGGCGATGGATTTGTGGAAAATGAAGTTCCATAGTCACATACAGTAATTGGTTTTATTTGGGGGGAAGGGAGTTTCTCCCCCAAATGTTCCTAACGCAGGTGGGAGGAGGTGTTGGGGTTTTGTGCCTGAATGGGTCATCTCGCACCACGAGCAGCTACAGTTTCGGAGGCCGTGTTGGCGTCTTGTGTTTATTCCATTTGtgtctctttggagaaatgtgtgacGTTCTTGGTCTGTTGTTTAAGAGGGTGGATGTTAAGCAGGAGTCCTTTCGGTGTTCTGGAGTTCACAGCCTTTCCATTCCCCAGCGCGCACGCTCGGTTCCACagctccttcctccccctgccccctccagagCAGAGTGTGTACGGGCATTGCCCTCCTGCTCGGTGCCTCTTGCCGCGGCACAGAGGTCACTAAGAGCAAATGCCCGAGCAGCTTAGCCAGACTTGGATTGGAATTATGTTCCTTATGTTCATCTGGCTTCTCCGTTTGTGGTTCCTTAGAGCCTGGTCACCTGCATTTTTGTTCTGCCTCATGGGTTTGAAGTTTCCTGTGGGCAGGGACCGGGTCTCGTTTCTCCTGGTGACGCGCAGGGGAGCCAGCTCGTTGCTTTGTGTGTGCTGGAGACTCCGCACGTTTTATTGGGTATTCTCTGTGGAAGAGAATGAAGCTATatagtatgttttaaaataagacattCTGTGTGAAGGCTTTACAAGTATCCCAGGTTATTTTTAGAATACGCTCTCAGCATAGGGTTCTTTGGTCAGACGGGAGATAGATCTGTTTTGTAGGGTGGGCTCCATTTTTCCTAACTGCTGTATTCACCGAAGCTTTCTAGATCACTTTGTGAATGTATCAGCTTTCCCACTGCccgtgggtttttgttgttgttgttgttgtttcagttttttgtctAATAGATGTAAGAGTTTACCTTGTCATTTTCATGTGTCAGAGTTAGACATGTGCACTCTTACCCAGTTCTGGCCTGGGGGCTCGGGCGGGCGGATGGGTGCAAAGGTATGGCTCCTGCATAGGGGACTTGCAGTGTAAGGGGGCAGGTTTTGGACAGACTGAGGCATGAGGATGCCCCCTCACAACACTCCTCCCCCCCCAGGGCTGGGGACTGCTGGGTCCCCGAAACGAGCTGTTTGATGCAGCCAAATACCGTGTGCTAGCCGATCGCTTTGGCTCTCCGGCTGACAGCTGGTGGCGCCCGGAACCCACCATGCCACCTACTTCCTGGCGGCAGCTGAACCCTGAGAGCATTCGGCCAGGGGGCCCTGGGGGCCTATCCCGCTCCTTGGGccgggaggaagaggaggatgaggaggaagagctGGAAGAGGGGACCATTGATGTCACTGACTTCCTGTCCATGACGCAGCAGGACTCCCACACCCCACTCAGGGACTCGAGGTACAGCTGGATGTGGGGGatgcagggaagctggctgcaccTTGACATAGGGATGGGGGGTGTTTCCTGGGAAGCTTGTTCATATCAGTACGTCGGTACGCCTGCCATTGTGCTGTGTGGCTGGGCTTCCGCAGGACGGCAGCAGGGACCCTTCCTCCGGGCATACTTGGGTCCCACTGAGGCCCAGCCACTACTCTGCCTGCCCCTGGGCCCCTACCCCCTGCCCGTAGTTACCTGGGGGAACGGAGGGAGCAGCAGTCATGCTGTGTGTCTGAGGGGATCATAGGCCATGCGAAGATGCTGGGCCTGCCGTCTTTTCGTGCCTCTTGCTGCCTCCTGCGCCCCTGCGCTGTCCCGGCCCCCTGGGCCTCAGAGCCTGAGGTGAATGGACccaggaagagagagatttttcACCTGAACTTTTGGTCCTCCCAGGGGGGGTTCCTTTGAAATGACAGACGATGACAGTGCTATTAGGGCTCTGACCCAGTTTCCGCTTCCCAAGAACCTTCTGGCCAAAGTGATTCAGATAGCAACATCGTCCTCCACAGCTAAGGTGAGTCGGGTCTCTGTgaagtgtgtgtgggtggggagctGGCTTGGTTGTGTCTGCTTGTCCCTGGGACCGGGTAGGAGAGGATCTGCAGGTATGTGTGAGCTCTGCCCTTAGCCGGCACATAGGCCAGGCGGGGGGCTCGGGGTCCTTGGACTATAAAGAAGGTGATGCGGCTGGGACTGAGTGGCGGGTGGTGTGGGAACTTGGGGTGAGCTAGCTCCGTGGGAATGGGAGACCCGAGTTCGGTCCGGGGTGGCTGGCAGGAGTGGCATAGAGGTGGCGCTGTCTGGCTGAGGTTGAGTTTCATCTCTGTGGCCGGGCCTCGGGCTTCGGTCAGCATAGCTTCTCCCTAGGGCTAAGGGCTTTATGCACCCCCAGAATATGCCTGGTTCTGGCTCATGCTGACAGGTTCGACCGACAGCTGCCAACATCCCTGTTTGCTTCAGAGGTGCTGAGAGCACAGTGGGCTTGGAGGGTAGGTGGCGGCCCTGGCCAGACACTGTCTTCTGCTTCAAAACCACGGGATGGCTGGAGAGGCCAGCCCTGGCCTAGGGAGCCATGGCCCTATCGGGGCTGGCTTCTGCTGCCCAGTGGCCCATCTCGTGTGCCCGATATTTGGCACCTGTTGAGATGGGGGTTCATTTTCCATTGCTGGATTCCTTGGGATTCTGAGAActgctttctctgcctttctatAGCCATTTCTCTTGCCTTTCATGTAGAACCTCATGCAGTTCCATACCGTGGGCACCAAGACCAAGCTGTCCACCCTCACTCTGCTCTGGCCCTGTCCCATGACCTTTGTCGCCAAAGGGCGCCGCAAAGCGGAGGCTGAGAATAAGGCGGCGGCCCTGGCCTGCAAGAAACTGAAGGTGAGTCGGGACGGGGCAGTCCCTGGCATGATGTGTGCGAGGTCTTGGAGCCCCCCTACCTTTGGCAAATCGGTCCAGTTCTCCAGGAAATGGAATCCACCACACCAGGCCTTTGGCCTGAGCACAAAAGCATCTGATGTCCAAGCCTTGCTTGTCAGGCCGTGTGGCTGCTGTTCCCAGGAATATCCTACTCCCTCCGAAGGTGCTTTGCTTGGAGCTCAGCCTTATTGGTCTGTTGCCAGAATCCAGGTGAATTAGGGAGGGGACATGGGTGTTGTTTAGAATGGCTGGGGGAATGGTGCCCTTGCTGAGAGGCAGACTTGGTATCCAGAAAGATCTAGATTACCTGGGCTTTGTGGGCAAAATGGATCATAAGGTGCTACCTCCGTGAGCCCCAAGGTGAGGCAGTTAGAGGCTCCGGAGTCCAGCTGTGTGCAGTGGTGGGAGCCAGCGCTGCCATGACTGCCCCAGAAGTGGGTGATCTGAACACACAGCAGCACAGTTTTGTGTGCAGAGAAAGAGGGCGAGGAGGCCCTGCTCTTTGCTCTGGTCAGATAGACCTTTGGTGCATGTTGGGCTCTGGGAACCCCATTTTAGCCATAGCTGCTGGTGAGAGTGAGAGCCAAGAGAATGGAGGAGGGATCAGGGCAGCTGGGTGTGCAGTCCgttaagcatgcaactcttggtttcagctcaggtcatgttctcagggtcctgggatcaagccctggatgtagagctcagggctcagcagggagtctgcttgagagtctctctctctgcccttcccccgacTTGCATGTGTGCACTCACTCAAAgaggtgaatgaatgaaatctcaaaaaaaaaaaaaaaaaaaaaaaaaaagaaagagagaggtacGGTACCTGTGGCTCTGGTGATGGATGGAACTTTGTGGAAGTCTTGAGTCTTAGCTGGATAGACACTGAGGATCCGGAGCCTCGCAGTGTGGGCGTGTCACAGGAAGGAGCCAGCTCCCAGGTGGCAGTGGTGCGGTGCGCACAGCTGGCTGGTCGCTGGTCAGAGGCCTCGCGGACAAACCCGCAGGTCTGGGAAAGGTGGAAGCCTGAGAGAGGCGGTTGTGTGAGCACCTCTGTGCCCCAGGGACTAGATGCTTGCCCTTGGGGTTGGCCCGGAGCCCAGAGGGAGTTGGTGAGCCCTTGTGGGGGTAGTATTCCTGAAGGAGGGAGTCTTGGGGGGCAAGCAGTCCTGATGGCACAGGGGACAGGAGCACGGGAGTAGGGCGGACAGACTGGTTTTGCACACCTGCCTGAGGTGTTGGGACATGGGACTTGGGGCATGTGTTTATCAAGTTGTACGAATAGACATTTCTAAGAAATTCTATCTACGTTTGTCTGATGGGGTCACGGGAGGAATGGGTGCCATGTGGAGACAGGGCGGGATGGCAGCTGGTCCAGAAAGGTTGCAGGGGGGCTTGTGCTTTGGAGGTAGTGAAAACAGGGTGCCGTAAGGCTCTGATGGGGTCCGTAAGGGCCCGGCCCCCCTGGCTTAGAGGTCCATACTGGGAATTCGTAGAGATGAGGTTGGGCTGTCACGGGGGCCCCGCTGTTCCAGGAGAGGTTTCTGAGGGGCATTCCTCCCGGACCTGTCGGATCCTGTTCTGGGGATGATTTTTAACTAGTTATGTTTTGGGACAGGGTGGAGATTACATTTTCCAGGTTCCTAATTGTTCTTCTCTGTACAATGTCTGCTAAAACCCAAAATCTCTTAGAGAAATGTTTGCTCTGCATGATTTTGCTCAAGCTCCTGAGCCAGTATGGGCTGGTTCTGGGGCAGCAGGGGCCTGGAGCGAGCCATGCATGTCCCCTCTGCAGAGCCTGGGCCTGGTGGACCGCAACAATGAGCCGCTTACCCACGCCATGTATAACCTGGCCTCTCTGCGTGAACTGGGTGAGACGCAGCGCCGGCcgtgcaccatccaggtgcctgaGCCCATCCTCCGAAAGATAGAGACCTTCCTGAACCATGTAAGAGAGCCCAGAGAATCCCTCCCCAACCCCGCCCCTGGCTCCTTCCAGTTTCTCCTGACTGAAGGCCTCCGGGTGCAGTGGGCATTGCCACCCACCCCTTGTCCCCACTGAGGCTGGAGCCGGGAGCGCCCTGGCCCCAAGCAGCCCAGTCTTGCCCGCGAGAGTCCTTAGGCAGTTGTGCACGgagccccccgccagcgggctgGGTCACGGCGTCCGGCCCGGGTGAACCGTGTGGAGGGTCTCGAGTGAATGAGGAAGGAAGTATCTGGCCTTCACCGCTGTGCTTGCTTCTCCCATCCCTCAGTACCCTGTGGACAGTTCGTGGATCTCTCCGGAGCTCCGGCTGCAGAGCGAGGACGTCTTGCCCCTGGGCAAGGACTCAGGGCCCCTGAGTGACCCTATCACAGGCAAGCCCTACGTGCCCCTGTCAGAAGCAGAGGAGGTACGTCTGAGCCAGAACTTGCTGGAGCTGTGGCGGCGGCGAGGGCCAGTCTGGCAGGAGGCCCCCCAGCTCCCTGTGGACCCGCATCGGGACACCATCCTCAACGCCATCGAGCAGCACCCAGTGGTGGTCATCTCTGGGGACACGGGCTGCGGCAAGACCACGCGCATCCCCCAGCTGCTGCTGGAGCGCTACGTGACCGAGGGCCGCGGCGCACGCTGCAACGTGATTATCACGCAACCGCGTCGCATCTCTGCTGTGTCCGTGGCACAGCGGGTCAGCCATGAACTGGGCCCCTCCTTGCGCCGGAACGTGGGCTTCCAGGTGCGGTTGGAAAGCAAGCCCCCGGCCCGCGGCGGAGCCCTGCTCTTCTGCACCGTGGGCATCCTGCTGCGGAAGCTGCAGAGcaaccccagcctggagggtgtgagCCACGTCATTGTGGATGAGGTCCACGAGCGGGACGTGAACACGGACTTCCTGCTGATTCTGCTCAAGGGCCTGCAGCGGCTCAACCCAGCCCTGCGACTTGTGCTCATGAGCGCCACGGGCGATAACGAGCGCTTCTCCCGCTATTTTGGCGGCTGCCCTGTCATCAAGGTGCCGGGCTTCATGTACCCGGTCAAGGAGCACTACTTGGAGGACATCCTGGCCAAGCTGGGCAAGCACCAGTACCCGCACCGGCACCGGCACCACGAGGTGAGGGGACCCGCCCGCCCACCCCGGCCTTTCCTCTGGCTTCCCCGCCTCCCTGCCCCTGTGGCACCATGGCCTTGGGCAAGGCTGTGCTCCCAAGTCTGTGTCCTTGACAGAAACAGAACAGTCAGGGTTCCTGGGCAGGGGGTAGTAAGGGTTGGGCAGGGGTGACCTGTTGAGGGCTTTAGCCTCGCTGAGTCATAGACCAGCTGCGTCCTTGCCCTGGGCCCGTGACTGTGGcctttccccccaaccccccagtcTGAGGATGAGTGCGCACTCGATTTGGACCTCGTGACGGATCTGGTTCTGCACATTGATGCCCGAGGGGAGCCAGGTGGGTGCTCTCCCCTCTGCCTTGTGCCCACCCTGACTGCCAGCTGCCGAGAGTGACGGCTCACGCCTGCAGGGCCCCTTTACAGGTGGAATCCTCTGCTTCCTGCCTGGTTGGCAGGAGATAAAAGGAGTACAGCAACGCCTCCAGGAGGCCCTGGGCATGCACGAAAGCAAGTACCTCATCCTGCCAGGTGAGAGTGGGCGAGTGGGGCGCGATGGCCCCCAGACACTGGTCTTGCCCTCTGGCCTGGGGACTCTAACCCAGCGGGGACTCCAGAGGCCTGGGTTTCTGATCAGCCAGCCCTGCTTCTGCTGGCTTTTCCACCTTGAGTGGGCATATGTAGTCTTGATCTGGGTCTCAGTTCCATCAAAATGGGATCAAAATTGTTGTCCTGTGGCCTCATCACAGGGAGCAGGAGCTGTGCCCATAACCAGCATGTTCTTGCTGCCCACCAGTGCACTCCAACATCCCCATGATGGACCAGAAGGCCATATTCCAACAGCCGCCGGTTGGGGTGCGCAAGATTGTGTTGGCCACCAATATCGCAGAGACGTCGAtcacagtcaatgatattgtgcATGTGGTGGACAGCGGTCTGCACAAGGAGGAGCGCTATGACCTGAAGACCAAGGTGGCACCCATCTCCTGGGCCCAGCCAGCCCCTGGGGGAAGAACTACAAGTTCCGAGGTGGCCCCCAGCCCAGATCAGCCTTGGACCTGCTGTGTGTGTCCGGAGAAGGCCACACTCGTGGGCTCTCGGTGTCCCTGTTGTGGGGGGGCCGTTGAGGGATTGAGTGAGGTGAAGGCGAGACGAGGGGCAGCGCTGAGGAAGGCCGGTTGGCCTCTGCGTCGCTGctcacctgccccctcccccaggtgtCCTGCCTGGAGACTGTGTGGGTGTCACGAGCCAACGTGATCCAGCGCCGGGGCCGGGCGGGCCGCTGCCAGTCAGGCTTTGCCTACCACCTGTTCCCGCGGAGCCGGCTGGAGAAAATGGTCCCTTTCCAAGTGCCAGAGATTCTGCGCACGCCCCTCGAGAACCTGGTGCTACAAGCCAAAATCCACATGCCTGAGAAGACGGTGCGCCAGagcgggggctgggctggggctggacaTGGTGCGGGGCAGGTGGGATGTGGGGCTCACGGCCCATGTCTGGCTGCTGCTTGCTGTAGGCAGTGGAGTTCCTTTCCAAGGCCGTGGACAGTCCGAACATCAAGGCGGTGGATGAGGCTGTGATCTTGCTCCAGGAGATCGGTGAgtggggccgggccgggccgggcagGGCTGCAGGGTGGCTCTGAGGGGGAGTCTGACCGCGGAGCTATTGCAGGGGTGCTGGACCAGCGGGAGTACCTGACCACCCTGGGGCAGCGCCTGGCCCACATCTCCACTGACCCCCGGCTGGCCAAGGCCATAGTGCTGGCCGCCATCTTCCGTTGCCTGCACCCGCTGCTGGTGGTCGTTTCCTGCCTCACCCGGGACCCCTTCAGCAGTAGCCTGCAGAACAGGGCGGAGGTGGACAAGGTCAGACCCAGTCCCTCCCCGACCCCGTCCCGAAGCTGCCATCGCCGCCGGCCCTCACCCTGTGGCCTCGGtgcccccctcccactccctcccaggTGAAGGCACTGTTGAGCCATGATAGCGGCAGTGACCACCTGGCCTTTGTGCGGGCCGTTGCCGGCTGGGAGGAGGTGCTGCGCTGGCAGGACCGCAGCTCCCGTGAGAACTATCTGGAGGAAAACCTGCTGTACGCCCCCAGCCTGCGGTTCATCCATGGTCAGTGGCCCTTCCCCCGCCCCAACCCCCCCAACCTAAGGCCCAGCTTGTGGTTCCCCAGCCTTGTGGCTTAGGGGTCGCAGGCCTAGCCCGCCTTCACCTCCCCAGGACTCATCAAGCAGTTCTCGGAGAACATTTACGAGGCTTTCCTGGTGGGGAAGCCCTCAGACTGCACCCTGGCCTCTGCCCAGTGCAACGAGTACAGCGAAGAGGAGGAGCTGGTGAAGGGGGTGCTGATGGCGGGCCTCTACCCCAACCTCATCCAGGTGCTGCCTTGGGGAAGGGGCCAGAGGGccccagcctccttcccccaTCAACCCCACCCCCTAGCCCGCTGCTTCTCGCTCAGCCTGCCCGTCTCTCCGTTGATCCTTGTAGGTGAGACAGGGCAAGGTGACCCGGCAGGGCAAATTCAAGCCCAACAGCGTCACTTACAGGACCAAATCAGGAAACATCTTGCTACACAAGTCGACCATTAACAGGTAGGAAGCAGGCAGGGCCGGGGGAAGGGCAGCTGGCCTGGTCAAGACGGGTGGACTCACCCCTGCCTTCTATTCCATAGAGAGGCCACGCGGCTGCGGAGCCGGTGGCTGACGTATTTCATGGCTGTCAAGTCCAACGGCAGTGTCTTCGTCCGGGACTCCTCCCAGGTGCACCCACTAGCTGTGCTGCTGCTGACCGACGGGGATGTCCACATCCGTGGTGGGTACTCACCTGCCTTCTGCCCCACCGCGTCTTGGGCTGGTCTGCGTCCCTGGTGGGGAGCCCCCAGCCTGGCCTCACCTCTGCggtctcttcccccaccccctacagATGATGGGCGCCGGGCTACCATCTCCCTGAGCGACAGTGATCTGCTGCGGCTGGAGGGGGACTCGCGCACCGTGCGGCTGCTTCGGGAGCTGCGCCGAGCGCTGGGCCGCATGGTGGAGCGGAGTCTGCGCAGCGAGCTGGCCGCTCTGCCGCCAGGCGTGCAGCAGGAGCATGGGCAGCTGCTGGCGCTGCTGGCGGAGCTGCTGCGTGGGCCCTGCGGCAGCTTTGACGTGCGCAAGACGGCGGATGACTGAGCCCCGTTGTCTGCTGGGGCTGTGTACAGAgtgcaaatgtttatttaaaataaagttctatTTATCCCTTGTGAGCA harbors:
- the DHX30 gene encoding ATP-dependent RNA helicase DHX30 isoform X3, with protein sequence MFSLDSFRKDRAQHRQRQCKLPPPRLPPMCVNPAPGGTISRASRDLLKEFPQPKNLLNSVIGRALGISHAKDKLVYVHTNGPKKKKVTLHIKWPKSVEVEGYGSKKIDAERQAAAAACQLFKGWGLLGPRNELFDAAKYRVLADRFGSPADSWWRPEPTMPPTSWRQLNPESIRPGGPGGLSRSLGREEEEDEEEELEEGTIDVTDFLSMTQQDSHTPLRDSRGGSFEMTDDDSAIRALTQFPLPKNLLAKVIQIATSSSTAKNLMQFHTVGTKTKLSTLTLLWPCPMTFVAKGRRKAEAENKAAALACKKLKSLGLVDRNNEPLTHAMYNLASLRELGETQRRPCTIQVPEPILRKIETFLNHYPVDSSWISPELRLQSEDVLPLGKDSGPLSDPITGKPYVPLSEAEEVRLSQNLLELWRRRGPVWQEAPQLPVDPHRDTILNAIEQHPVVVISGDTGCGKTTRIPQLLLERYVTEGRGARCNVIITQPRRISAVSVAQRVSHELGPSLRRNVGFQVRLESKPPARGGALLFCTVGILLRKLQSNPSLEGVSHVIVDEVHERDVNTDFLLILLKGLQRLNPALRLVLMSATGDNERFSRYFGGCPVIKVPGFMYPVKEHYLEDILAKLGKHQYPHRHRHHESEDECALDLDLVTDLVLHIDARGEPGGILCFLPGWQEIKGVQQRLQEALGMHESKYLILPVHSNIPMMDQKAIFQQPPVGVRKIVLATNIAETSITVNDIVHVVDSGLHKEERYDLKTKVSCLETVWVSRANVIQRRGRAGRCQSGFAYHLFPRSRLEKMVPFQVPEILRTPLENLVLQAKIHMPEKTAVEFLSKAVDSPNIKAVDEAVILLQEIGVLDQREYLTTLGQRLAHISTDPRLAKAIVLAAIFRCLHPLLVVVSCLTRDPFSSSLQNRAEVDKVKALLSHDSGSDHLAFVRAVAGWEEVLRWQDRSSRENYLEENLLYAPSLRFIHGLIKQFSENIYEAFLVGKPSDCTLASAQCNEYSEEEELVKGVLMAGLYPNLIQVRQGKVTRQGKFKPNSVTYRTKSGNILLHKSTINREATRLRSRWLTYFMAVKSNGSVFVRDSSQVHPLAVLLLTDGDVHIRDDGRRATISLSDSDLLRLEGDSRTVRLLRELRRALGRMVERSLRSELAALPPGVQQEHGQLLALLAELLRGPCGSFDVRKTADD
- the DHX30 gene encoding ATP-dependent RNA helicase DHX30 isoform X2 gives rise to the protein MDLKDSAPGFQLSLLARNVQPGLIQKRSGPAQAASVQTSPTPPSTHVCQPCPWRDHLSRLNVNISNMAASRDLLKEFPQPKNLLNSVIGRALGISHAKDKLVYVHTNGPKKKKVTLHIKWPKSVEVEGYGSKKIDAERQAAAAACQLFKGWGLLGPRNELFDAAKYRVLADRFGSPADSWWRPEPTMPPTSWRQLNPESIRPGGPGGLSRSLGREEEEDEEEELEEGTIDVTDFLSMTQQDSHTPLRDSRGGSFEMTDDDSAIRALTQFPLPKNLLAKVIQIATSSSTAKNLMQFHTVGTKTKLSTLTLLWPCPMTFVAKGRRKAEAENKAAALACKKLKSLGLVDRNNEPLTHAMYNLASLRELGETQRRPCTIQVPEPILRKIETFLNHYPVDSSWISPELRLQSEDVLPLGKDSGPLSDPITGKPYVPLSEAEEVRLSQNLLELWRRRGPVWQEAPQLPVDPHRDTILNAIEQHPVVVISGDTGCGKTTRIPQLLLERYVTEGRGARCNVIITQPRRISAVSVAQRVSHELGPSLRRNVGFQVRLESKPPARGGALLFCTVGILLRKLQSNPSLEGVSHVIVDEVHERDVNTDFLLILLKGLQRLNPALRLVLMSATGDNERFSRYFGGCPVIKVPGFMYPVKEHYLEDILAKLGKHQYPHRHRHHESEDECALDLDLVTDLVLHIDARGEPGGILCFLPGWQEIKGVQQRLQEALGMHESKYLILPVHSNIPMMDQKAIFQQPPVGVRKIVLATNIAETSITVNDIVHVVDSGLHKEERYDLKTKVSCLETVWVSRANVIQRRGRAGRCQSGFAYHLFPRSRLEKMVPFQVPEILRTPLENLVLQAKIHMPEKTAVEFLSKAVDSPNIKAVDEAVILLQEIGVLDQREYLTTLGQRLAHISTDPRLAKAIVLAAIFRCLHPLLVVVSCLTRDPFSSSLQNRAEVDKVKALLSHDSGSDHLAFVRAVAGWEEVLRWQDRSSRENYLEENLLYAPSLRFIHGLIKQFSENIYEAFLVGKPSDCTLASAQCNEYSEEEELVKGVLMAGLYPNLIQVRQGKVTRQGKFKPNSVTYRTKSGNILLHKSTINREATRLRSRWLTYFMAVKSNGSVFVRDSSQVHPLAVLLLTDGDVHIRDDGRRATISLSDSDLLRLEGDSRTVRLLRELRRALGRMVERSLRSELAALPPGVQQEHGQLLALLAELLRGPCGSFDVRKTADD
- the DHX30 gene encoding ATP-dependent RNA helicase DHX30 isoform X1 encodes the protein MAAARRLMALAAGVSPRLRLPGHRATGRQGRSRGLSSGCVHPDHTKEAAEAEAGVAPSDPGEGDGSMVNASRDLLKEFPQPKNLLNSVIGRALGISHAKDKLVYVHTNGPKKKKVTLHIKWPKSVEVEGYGSKKIDAERQAAAAACQLFKGWGLLGPRNELFDAAKYRVLADRFGSPADSWWRPEPTMPPTSWRQLNPESIRPGGPGGLSRSLGREEEEDEEEELEEGTIDVTDFLSMTQQDSHTPLRDSRGGSFEMTDDDSAIRALTQFPLPKNLLAKVIQIATSSSTAKNLMQFHTVGTKTKLSTLTLLWPCPMTFVAKGRRKAEAENKAAALACKKLKSLGLVDRNNEPLTHAMYNLASLRELGETQRRPCTIQVPEPILRKIETFLNHYPVDSSWISPELRLQSEDVLPLGKDSGPLSDPITGKPYVPLSEAEEVRLSQNLLELWRRRGPVWQEAPQLPVDPHRDTILNAIEQHPVVVISGDTGCGKTTRIPQLLLERYVTEGRGARCNVIITQPRRISAVSVAQRVSHELGPSLRRNVGFQVRLESKPPARGGALLFCTVGILLRKLQSNPSLEGVSHVIVDEVHERDVNTDFLLILLKGLQRLNPALRLVLMSATGDNERFSRYFGGCPVIKVPGFMYPVKEHYLEDILAKLGKHQYPHRHRHHESEDECALDLDLVTDLVLHIDARGEPGGILCFLPGWQEIKGVQQRLQEALGMHESKYLILPVHSNIPMMDQKAIFQQPPVGVRKIVLATNIAETSITVNDIVHVVDSGLHKEERYDLKTKVSCLETVWVSRANVIQRRGRAGRCQSGFAYHLFPRSRLEKMVPFQVPEILRTPLENLVLQAKIHMPEKTAVEFLSKAVDSPNIKAVDEAVILLQEIGVLDQREYLTTLGQRLAHISTDPRLAKAIVLAAIFRCLHPLLVVVSCLTRDPFSSSLQNRAEVDKVKALLSHDSGSDHLAFVRAVAGWEEVLRWQDRSSRENYLEENLLYAPSLRFIHGLIKQFSENIYEAFLVGKPSDCTLASAQCNEYSEEEELVKGVLMAGLYPNLIQVRQGKVTRQGKFKPNSVTYRTKSGNILLHKSTINREATRLRSRWLTYFMAVKSNGSVFVRDSSQVHPLAVLLLTDGDVHIRDDGRRATISLSDSDLLRLEGDSRTVRLLRELRRALGRMVERSLRSELAALPPGVQQEHGQLLALLAELLRGPCGSFDVRKTADD